In one window of Leptospira sp. WS92.C1 DNA:
- a CDS encoding cation:proton antiporter, producing the protein MEHHSLSLLNDIALSIIFATFFSHIARLTKQPLILGYVAGGLLLGPNLGFGLVVNEESIELISEIGLILLLFIIGLEIDLKELARMGKSMFILGISQFVFCVLFGLIFFKGLLSGSAGKFDLLYFAIALAISSTMIVVKLLHDKFEVSTIAGRLTIGVLVLQDIWAIIFMGVQPNLQDPQILKIAGSLGIGLVLIGVAFLISRFLLSKLFEAAASKPELILITSIAWCFLLCGCAERAGLSKEMGALIAGVSIAAFPYGADVIAKLSGIRDFFITLFFVALGMKIPIPSIQIITLSLIAVVFVLFSRVITVATPVFFSGKGLRAGIVTGLNLAQISEFSLVILSLGMGYGHISKELESTVLTSMILASVVSTYVILFNDPISRFLLRILALIGIREKEENKTESDITGQPKRDIVILGYFRIAQGLLEGIEEEKPEWLKRILIVDFNPVFRQSLEAKGIRWAYGDLANPETLHHLGIEDARYVICTISDMILKGTTNRRLLESLKTICHHTQPSIILTTDDVKEAEVLVGSGAAHVIVPGRISGMSLFREMKTIVDHSKNGNESAAKTTSKKKAIQKKSSSKSKSKGK; encoded by the coding sequence ATGGAGCACCATTCTCTTTCACTTCTCAATGACATAGCGTTAAGTATCATCTTTGCTACTTTCTTTTCTCATATTGCCAGGCTCACCAAACAGCCGTTAATCCTTGGCTATGTAGCCGGCGGACTTTTGCTCGGACCGAACCTCGGATTTGGTCTCGTGGTCAATGAGGAAAGTATCGAGTTGATTTCGGAAATCGGGTTGATACTTCTTCTGTTTATCATCGGTCTTGAAATCGATTTGAAAGAATTGGCTCGCATGGGAAAATCCATGTTTATTTTAGGAATTAGCCAATTCGTGTTTTGTGTATTATTCGGACTGATTTTTTTTAAGGGTCTTCTTTCGGGATCCGCGGGTAAATTCGACCTTCTCTATTTTGCAATCGCATTGGCGATCAGCTCAACGATGATCGTTGTCAAACTTCTTCACGATAAATTTGAAGTCAGTACGATCGCCGGCCGACTTACGATTGGAGTTTTGGTACTCCAGGACATTTGGGCCATTATTTTTATGGGGGTTCAACCCAATCTTCAGGATCCGCAGATTTTAAAGATCGCGGGATCTCTCGGAATCGGGTTGGTATTGATCGGAGTCGCATTTTTAATCAGTAGATTCCTTTTATCAAAGTTATTTGAGGCTGCGGCTTCTAAACCGGAGCTCATTCTAATCACCTCGATCGCCTGGTGTTTCTTGCTTTGCGGTTGCGCGGAACGCGCGGGACTTTCAAAGGAAATGGGAGCTTTGATCGCAGGAGTCAGTATCGCCGCTTTTCCATACGGCGCCGATGTGATCGCAAAACTTTCCGGAATCAGGGACTTTTTTATCACGCTTTTCTTTGTCGCTTTAGGAATGAAGATTCCGATTCCTTCGATCCAAATCATCACGCTTTCTTTGATAGCAGTTGTGTTTGTTTTGTTTAGTAGAGTGATCACGGTTGCGACTCCGGTTTTCTTTTCGGGTAAGGGTTTGAGAGCGGGGATCGTCACAGGATTGAATCTGGCTCAGATCAGCGAATTTTCTCTCGTGATTTTATCTTTAGGAATGGGTTACGGACATATCAGTAAGGAGTTGGAATCTACCGTTTTGACTTCGATGATTCTCGCTTCCGTCGTTTCTACTTATGTAATCTTATTCAACGATCCGATTTCAAGATTCTTGTTAAGAATTTTAGCTTTGATCGGAATTCGGGAAAAAGAGGAGAACAAAACCGAATCCGATATAACAGGTCAGCCGAAACGAGACATCGTCATTCTCGGATATTTTAGAATCGCCCAAGGGCTTTTAGAGGGAATTGAAGAAGAAAAACCGGAATGGTTGAAACGAATTCTGATCGTTGATTTCAATCCTGTATTTCGCCAATCTCTAGAGGCAAAGGGAATTCGATGGGCATACGGCGATCTTGCAAATCCGGAAACGCTCCATCATTTAGGAATCGAAGATGCGAGATACGTCATTTGTACGATTTCGGATATGATTTTAAAAGGTACAACCAATCGTAGACTGTTGGAATCTCTCAAGACGATTTGTCATCATACTCAACCTTCGATCATTCTCACCACCGATGATGTAAAGGAAGCCGAGGTTCTTGTAGGAAGCGGGGCGGCGCACGTAATTGTTCCCGGAAGGATCAGCGGGATGTCTCTTTTTCGCGAAATGAAAACAATTGTGGATCATTCTAAAAACGGAAACGAAAGCGCGGCTAAAACGACTTCGAAGAAAAAAGCGATTCAGAAAAAAAGTTCTTCCAAGTCTAAGAGTAAAGGAAAGTAG
- the hpt gene encoding hypoxanthine phosphoribosyltransferase, with product MNKMDSDILHLRFTREEISKKVKTVASEIAKDYKKLNPILICVLKGGVYFFSDLTKEIPFSVEIDFVQAKSYMGTASTGKIDLLKDINADLTDRHVILVEDILDTGFTLQYLVRHIFTRNPASLEIVTLLLKEKKNILEFPVKYVGWRIPDEFVVGYGLDFDGKYRNLSEIYILEPGEFSI from the coding sequence ATGAACAAAATGGATTCCGATATTTTACATTTACGTTTTACCCGGGAAGAAATTTCAAAAAAAGTAAAAACAGTCGCTTCGGAGATCGCAAAGGATTATAAAAAACTAAATCCCATTCTTATCTGTGTGTTAAAGGGCGGGGTTTATTTTTTTTCGGATCTGACAAAGGAAATTCCGTTTTCGGTTGAAATCGATTTTGTTCAGGCAAAGTCCTATATGGGAACGGCTTCCACCGGTAAAATCGATCTTCTCAAAGACATCAATGCGGATCTAACGGATCGACACGTTATACTCGTTGAAGACATTTTGGATACAGGTTTTACGCTTCAATATCTCGTGAGACATATCTTTACTCGAAATCCTGCGAGTTTGGAGATCGTCACTCTTCTTCTGAAAGAGAAAAAAAATATCTTAGAATTTCCGGTAAAATACGTAGGTTGGAGAATTCCGGATGAGTTTGTGGTGGGATACGGTTTAGATTTTGATGGCAAATATAGAAATTTATCCGAGATTTATATTTTGGAGCCGGGGGAATTTTCCATCTAA
- a CDS encoding histidine phosphatase family protein, producing MENERQSSLKQIHLIRHSKSDWETEFSSDHQRPLSERGKKNARSLRKYLKKIEFKSDLFLVSDSKRTLDTYKIITKNQNLSSESLVTKKLYESDPKEILEKIREFDSKFENVALLGHNPAMEEIANQLIRGSEDLSFLESVFCKFPTSGFLSIQVETNSWKELGRIPGKIIRFWIPG from the coding sequence CTGGAAAACGAGAGACAAAGTTCGTTGAAACAAATTCATTTAATACGACACTCAAAATCCGATTGGGAGACCGAATTTTCATCGGATCATCAAAGACCTCTTTCGGAAAGAGGAAAGAAAAACGCACGATCCCTTAGAAAATATTTGAAGAAAATAGAATTTAAAAGCGATCTTTTTCTTGTTTCGGATTCGAAACGGACCCTCGATACTTACAAGATTATAACTAAGAATCAAAATTTATCTTCCGAAAGCTTGGTAACCAAAAAATTATATGAATCCGATCCAAAAGAGATTTTGGAAAAAATTCGTGAGTTCGATTCTAAATTTGAGAATGTGGCATTGTTAGGACACAATCCGGCAATGGAGGAAATTGCAAACCAATTGATTCGAGGAAGCGAGGATCTATCTTTTCTCGAATCTGTATTTTGTAAATTTCCAACCTCCGGTTTTTTGAGTATACAAGTGGAAACAAATTCTTGGAAAGAATTGGGCAGGATTCCTGGAAAAATCATCAGATTCTGGATACCTGGATGA
- a CDS encoding pappalysin-1 domain protein yields MLRKSVILILMTSSLAWGCPVGIGKKDTSDDLKILLGLYAANEALYHCEPEENFRADGVAPNFSLSTSNINQILASEAGVYPDGGTAYLVGTVDFNGLGKDNPMGIVYIEQDHGLETNPNRFILPLWENSNGDLIMDNGKSETGGTRSVTTAFPIGAAPGYFAPSAGYNNFGSNRMGVDFILPSVPAPTILTHKVTNNTVQTCEEFKFRPDTNGLFGSANSGLSKVWQSRKKLNINLIFINGVVNTQSTAGMATMINELKNIYAQDTVKIDVTVTAAVVNTDAATFLAITDLNDDFGDVDGSLGDLYKSNPDNRQDVNSLNIYITKGYQISPSAPAGILGISSGIPGIPVAGTPKSGMIVFLENHRTAAGCGGDGDDLICAADQTFLAKTIAHEGAHYLGLYHPVERDVVRGQGFTDPLPETPECKDQNGNGIIGLGECLGTGFYNSGGLNLMFWAGDPSINQTQITGEQGWVLRSHPLVY; encoded by the coding sequence ATGCTTCGTAAATCCGTAATTTTGATTTTAATGACTTCTTCTTTAGCCTGGGGCTGTCCCGTAGGTATAGGAAAAAAGGATACATCAGACGATCTGAAAATTCTACTCGGACTTTATGCAGCAAACGAAGCATTGTATCATTGTGAACCGGAGGAAAACTTTCGGGCAGACGGAGTCGCTCCGAACTTTTCGCTTTCTACTTCGAACATAAATCAGATTCTTGCATCGGAAGCCGGAGTTTATCCTGACGGTGGAACCGCCTATCTTGTGGGAACGGTAGACTTTAACGGTCTTGGAAAAGACAATCCGATGGGAATCGTATATATCGAACAAGATCACGGATTAGAGACAAATCCGAATCGTTTTATTCTTCCGCTTTGGGAGAACTCTAACGGAGATCTGATTATGGATAACGGAAAGAGTGAAACCGGCGGCACAAGATCGGTCACGACCGCTTTTCCAATTGGCGCGGCTCCGGGATATTTTGCTCCAAGCGCGGGTTATAATAATTTTGGAAGCAATCGAATGGGGGTGGATTTTATTTTACCGAGCGTTCCCGCTCCTACGATTCTTACTCATAAAGTTACGAATAATACGGTCCAAACCTGTGAAGAATTTAAGTTTCGTCCGGATACAAACGGACTTTTTGGAAGTGCAAATTCCGGTTTGAGTAAGGTATGGCAGTCTAGAAAAAAACTGAATATCAATCTGATTTTTATCAATGGGGTCGTGAACACACAATCAACCGCCGGAATGGCGACGATGATCAATGAACTCAAGAATATCTACGCACAAGATACCGTAAAGATCGACGTTACCGTTACAGCCGCTGTCGTGAACACGGATGCGGCTACTTTCTTGGCCATTACGGATTTAAACGATGATTTTGGTGATGTCGACGGTTCTCTCGGAGATTTATACAAGTCAAATCCGGATAACAGACAAGATGTGAATTCCTTGAACATCTATATTACAAAAGGCTATCAGATTTCTCCGAGCGCGCCGGCGGGAATTTTAGGGATTTCTTCGGGTATCCCTGGAATTCCAGTTGCGGGTACTCCAAAATCAGGCATGATCGTTTTTCTTGAAAATCATAGAACTGCCGCAGGATGCGGAGGTGACGGGGACGACTTAATCTGCGCCGCAGACCAGACCTTTTTAGCAAAGACGATCGCACACGAAGGGGCTCACTACCTTGGTCTTTATCATCCGGTGGAAAGAGATGTGGTTCGGGGACAAGGTTTTACGGATCCGTTACCCGAAACACCCGAATGCAAGGATCAAAATGGAAATGGTATTATCGGTCTCGGCGAATGTTTGGGAACCGGTTTTTACAATAGCGGCGGTTTGAATCTTATGTTTTGGGCGGGAGATCCGTCGATCAATCAAACTCAAATTACAGGAGAACAAGGCTGGGTATTGAGATCTCACCCTCTTGTATATTAA
- a CDS encoding quinone-dependent dihydroorotate dehydrogenase, which translates to MLLSSLKQGAYSAFLKPFLLSFDPETAHELAKSLLGISRKIPGSMALIEAMTSYQSDRLKARVAGIEFENPLGIGAGFDKTGELYPFLSRMGFGHIEVGTITAQTQPGNPKPRVFRYPEDQALVNRMGFNNPGADTALKTLASQKKIKVRGINAGKTKIVPDEKAIEDYVYTLKNLSPYADYVVINISSPNTPGLRNFQKQENFVSLIQGITDDLGKNFNLPVFVKFAPDMEIPDLEALLETCLNLKLGGVILTNTTVDKSALKKYPNVEMEGGLSGTPLKNRSTEFVRIAYRILKGRIPIVGVGGIDSGPSALEKILAGADLIQIYTGYIYQGPFLPFLILEFLDRFLKKNGFNSISELVGKEKEGAFVR; encoded by the coding sequence ATGCTTTTATCTTCCCTGAAACAAGGTGCGTATTCCGCTTTTCTAAAACCTTTTTTACTTTCCTTTGATCCGGAAACGGCTCATGAACTGGCAAAATCCTTATTGGGAATCAGCCGAAAGATTCCCGGCTCGATGGCTCTCATCGAAGCGATGACTTCCTATCAAAGCGATCGTTTGAAAGCCAGGGTTGCGGGAATCGAATTTGAAAATCCTTTGGGAATCGGAGCTGGATTTGATAAGACGGGAGAGTTGTATCCCTTTTTGAGCAGAATGGGGTTTGGGCATATCGAAGTCGGTACGATCACTGCCCAAACGCAACCTGGTAATCCTAAACCGAGAGTGTTTCGCTATCCCGAGGATCAAGCCCTAGTCAACCGGATGGGATTTAACAATCCCGGCGCCGATACTGCTCTGAAAACATTGGCCTCTCAAAAAAAGATAAAAGTCAGAGGAATCAACGCTGGAAAAACCAAAATTGTTCCCGACGAAAAAGCGATTGAAGATTACGTTTATACTTTAAAAAATCTTTCACCTTATGCGGATTATGTGGTAATCAATATCAGTTCCCCGAATACTCCCGGATTGAGAAACTTTCAAAAACAGGAAAACTTTGTTTCCTTGATTCAGGGAATTACTGACGATTTGGGAAAGAATTTCAATCTTCCCGTTTTTGTAAAATTTGCTCCGGATATGGAGATCCCGGATTTAGAAGCACTGTTGGAAACTTGTTTAAATCTCAAACTAGGCGGAGTCATTTTAACAAACACCACCGTGGATAAATCGGCTCTAAAAAAATATCCGAATGTGGAAATGGAAGGAGGATTATCCGGAACACCGCTCAAAAACAGATCTACCGAATTCGTAAGAATTGCTTACCGGATTCTTAAGGGAAGAATTCCGATTGTCGGAGTCGGAGGGATCGATTCAGGACCGTCGGCTTTGGAAAAAATTCTCGCGGGAGCTGACCTAATTCAGATCTATACCGGTTATATTTATCAAGGACCGTTTTTGCCGTTTCTAATTTTGGAGTTTTTAGACCGATTTCTGAAAAAAAACGGTTTTAATTCGATTTCCGAACTGGTTGGGAAAGAAAAAGAGGGCGCATTCGTTCGCTGA
- a CDS encoding ABC transporter permease: MKQIFQLVSIQLKEFYREPGILFWAFVFPIAMAGVLGLAFKNRGSEEVKIAVLENSYQIEELKKLLETEILSGEDKIQNKSDSSVHLPSLKVLVLSKEEAIRDLKRGKLNLLVERTAEGKIHFSFDPDNPNGQRDYLLILARIRSNQAGFEFQVQNLDSKGTRYIDYLVPGMVAMGIMNSCLWGVGWNLIEMRMKKLLRRMSATPMNKLYFLLSFFFTRLAVTIVESTILLTFTLLTFENSFEGSFGAAVLIFFAGNFSFACIGMFIGSRAASAQVGNGLVNAVTFPMMVLSGIFFSYQNFPEFVLPFIRNLPLTLVADSLRSIFIEGAGFATTLPAVFLLVGYGIVFLFVGGRIFRWS; this comes from the coding sequence ATGAAACAGATATTTCAATTAGTGAGCATTCAGCTCAAAGAGTTTTATCGAGAACCCGGGATTCTTTTTTGGGCGTTTGTGTTTCCGATCGCGATGGCCGGGGTTTTGGGACTCGCTTTTAAAAATCGTGGATCCGAAGAGGTCAAAATTGCAGTATTAGAAAATTCTTATCAAATAGAAGAACTCAAAAAATTGCTGGAGACCGAAATTTTATCCGGAGAGGATAAAATTCAAAACAAATCCGATTCTTCGGTTCATTTGCCGTCTCTCAAGGTGCTTGTTCTTTCTAAAGAGGAAGCGATACGCGATCTGAAACGAGGAAAGTTAAATTTGTTGGTCGAAAGAACCGCGGAAGGAAAAATTCACTTCTCGTTCGATCCGGACAATCCGAACGGGCAGAGAGATTATCTTTTGATTCTTGCGCGAATTCGTTCCAATCAAGCTGGTTTTGAATTTCAAGTTCAGAATCTGGATTCGAAAGGAACACGTTATATCGACTATTTAGTTCCCGGAATGGTAGCGATGGGAATCATGAATTCCTGTCTTTGGGGAGTCGGCTGGAATCTGATCGAGATGCGTATGAAAAAACTTTTACGCAGAATGTCCGCTACCCCGATGAATAAGTTGTATTTTTTACTGTCTTTCTTTTTTACGCGCTTGGCCGTAACGATTGTAGAATCTACGATATTACTCACGTTCACATTGCTCACCTTTGAAAATTCGTTCGAAGGTTCGTTTGGCGCCGCGGTTCTCATATTTTTTGCCGGAAATTTTTCCTTTGCTTGTATCGGAATGTTTATCGGATCAAGAGCGGCGAGTGCACAAGTCGGGAACGGTTTGGTAAACGCGGTCACGTTTCCGATGATGGTTCTGTCCGGAATTTTCTTTTCGTATCAAAATTTTCCCGAATTCGTTTTGCCTTTCATTCGAAATCTTCCTTTGACTTTGGTCGCGGATTCATTGCGCTCTATTTTTATCGAAGGGGCCGGTTTTGCCACTACGTTGCCCGCGGTTTTTCTATTGGTTGGTTACGGAATCGTTTTTCTTTTTGTCGGGGGTAGAATTTTTCGCTGGTCTTGA
- a CDS encoding ABC transporter ATP-binding protein gives MNLKNANVEDVVIDVQNVTKRFKNTIAVNDLSLQIRKGEFVALLGPNGAGKTTLIEMLEGIQKPDGGSISILGTTWKESETLLRSKIGLALQETRFMDKITVQETLDLFGTFYKSKKERLNEILELINLEEKQKTYVNNLSGGQRQRLALGVSILNYPEILFLDEPTTGLDPGARRDVWKILDRLRQNKTTMILTTHYMEEAETLCERIIIMDQGKILDQGTLSDLLGRSDGGEIIRLSLEDGSDPEKLIPSQGMYKFFWNQSKSEARIYVSTIAEYLPQLIQSITASGKKLKSLECHKKTLDDLFLSMTGRGLEE, from the coding sequence TTGAATCTTAAGAATGCCAACGTAGAAGACGTTGTGATAGATGTTCAAAACGTAACAAAACGTTTTAAAAATACGATCGCGGTCAACGATTTGAGTCTTCAAATTCGGAAAGGGGAATTTGTCGCGCTTCTTGGTCCGAACGGTGCGGGTAAAACGACCTTGATCGAAATGTTGGAAGGAATTCAAAAACCGGACGGGGGTTCGATTTCCATACTTGGGACCACTTGGAAGGAAAGCGAAACCCTTCTCAGATCCAAGATCGGTCTTGCTTTGCAGGAAACAAGATTTATGGATAAGATTACGGTTCAGGAAACTCTTGATCTATTTGGGACTTTTTACAAAAGTAAAAAGGAAAGACTGAATGAAATCCTCGAACTGATCAATCTCGAGGAAAAACAAAAAACCTATGTGAACAATCTTTCCGGCGGTCAAAGACAAAGACTGGCATTGGGAGTTTCCATATTAAATTATCCTGAAATTCTTTTTTTGGACGAACCCACAACGGGTTTGGATCCGGGGGCGCGGAGAGACGTTTGGAAAATTCTGGATCGTCTCAGACAGAATAAAACGACGATGATTCTTACGACTCATTATATGGAAGAAGCGGAAACGCTCTGCGAACGAATCATCATCATGGATCAGGGAAAAATTTTGGATCAGGGAACTTTATCCGATCTTCTGGGAAGAAGCGACGGAGGAGAGATCATTCGATTGTCCTTAGAGGACGGATCCGATCCGGAAAAACTGATTCCTTCTCAAGGAATGTATAAATTTTTTTGGAATCAAAGCAAATCAGAAGCGAGAATTTATGTATCAACGATCGCGGAATATCTCCCACAATTGATACAATCGATCACGGCGTCCGGCAAGAAGTTGAAAAGTCTGGAATGTCATAAAAAAACCTTGGACGATCTTTTCTTAAGCATGACCGGAAGAGGACTGGAAGAATGA
- a CDS encoding SDR family oxidoreductase, with the protein MKLSGNTILITGATSGIGLELTKRFASLDNTVLALGRNRDSLSQLSSIPNVHTIRCDLTKPSDFDKLISLIRKKYSSLNLLINNAGIQFNPDFAKDPDQSVQIEKEIQTNLTIPIRLISILIPVLKSQKASAIVNVTSGLALVPKKSAPLYCGTKAGLHLFTEALRYQLEETNIKVIEMLPPQVDTPMTAGRGRNKLTTAALTDQFLSALEKDRVYIGIGIVRYLRWALRIFPSLIYKIIKNT; encoded by the coding sequence ATGAAACTTTCCGGAAATACGATCTTAATCACCGGTGCGACATCCGGAATCGGTCTCGAACTTACAAAAAGATTTGCAAGTCTGGATAATACGGTCCTTGCTTTGGGAAGAAATCGGGATTCTCTTTCCCAATTGTCTTCGATTCCCAACGTTCATACAATTCGATGTGATCTGACAAAACCGTCCGATTTTGACAAATTGATCTCGTTGATTCGAAAAAAATATTCTTCTCTCAATCTTCTGATCAACAACGCGGGAATTCAATTCAACCCGGATTTTGCAAAGGATCCGGATCAATCCGTCCAAATCGAAAAGGAAATTCAAACAAACTTAACGATTCCGATCCGATTGATTTCCATTTTGATTCCGGTTTTAAAATCCCAAAAAGCATCCGCGATCGTCAACGTAACTTCGGGTTTGGCTTTAGTACCAAAAAAATCAGCGCCTCTTTATTGCGGAACCAAAGCGGGATTGCATTTGTTCACGGAAGCGCTTCGATATCAGCTGGAAGAAACAAATATCAAAGTGATCGAAATGTTACCCCCGCAGGTGGACACTCCTATGACTGCAGGAAGGGGTAGGAATAAACTCACAACGGCCGCGTTAACCGATCAATTTTTATCGGCTTTGGAAAAAGATCGGGTTTATATCGGGATCGGAATTGTTAGATATCTGAGATGGGCGTTGAGAATTTTTCCTTCTCTGATTTATAAAATTATAAAGAACACCTAA
- a CDS encoding fructosamine kinase family protein — protein MVIKAGLEEAIYDGLERLGILNSGFRPKVSFHSSSLNEIYLIAISGHSFAVKVISNREMAETEKESLEQLYRIGVRVPECYGTVQAGNVWLLVMDYIESGASSGTREDLIRSLKLLYRKDSNSWGWNRNNYIGTLSQKNRWYQTFGEFFWDSRLSPQLDLALSRKLILSRDIENVEEVFQKFTEEWSLNRSKPRLIHGDLWSGNILAGKNGHSYLIDPSISFSHPEQDLAMLSLFGSPLNLEEMQQILSSSGIDDPGHLKDRIPFWQMYPVLVHINLFGPSYLSSLRQILRYYGKA, from the coding sequence GTGGTCATTAAAGCGGGATTAGAAGAGGCGATCTACGATGGTCTGGAAAGACTGGGGATCCTAAACTCCGGTTTTAGACCCAAGGTGAGTTTTCATTCTTCCAGTCTCAACGAAATTTATCTCATTGCGATTTCGGGGCATTCTTTTGCCGTCAAAGTGATCAGCAATCGAGAGATGGCCGAAACCGAAAAAGAATCCTTAGAACAACTCTATCGGATCGGTGTCCGAGTTCCTGAATGTTACGGAACCGTTCAAGCGGGCAATGTTTGGCTTTTGGTCATGGACTATATCGAATCCGGCGCGTCATCCGGAACTAGAGAAGATCTGATCCGAAGTTTAAAACTGCTCTATCGAAAAGATTCCAATTCTTGGGGATGGAATCGTAATAATTATATAGGAACTCTTTCCCAGAAAAATCGATGGTATCAAACCTTTGGGGAATTCTTTTGGGACAGCCGATTATCGCCGCAGTTGGACCTGGCGCTCAGTCGTAAGTTGATTCTTTCTAGAGATATTGAAAATGTGGAAGAGGTTTTTCAAAAGTTTACGGAGGAATGGTCTTTGAATCGATCCAAACCCAGATTGATTCACGGAGATCTTTGGTCCGGAAATATACTCGCCGGAAAAAACGGACATTCGTATCTGATCGATCCTTCGATTTCCTTTTCGCATCCCGAACAGGATCTTGCGATGCTGAGTTTATTCGGAAGTCCTCTGAACTTGGAGGAAATGCAGCAAATTCTTTCTTCGAGCGGGATCGACGATCCGGGACATCTAAAAGATAGAATTCCTTTTTGGCAGATGTATCCGGTTTTGGTTCATATCAATTTGTTTGGTCCTTCCTATCTTTCCTCTCTTCGACAAATTTTACGTTATTACGGTAAAGCTTAA
- a CDS encoding glycosyl hydrolase family 18 protein: protein MNLFRILTAILLFIGMPLKSESEQTFWNYAVDSSLKKWPLSSWTKILPKSHTLCYTGTYILSDGKIRSFVLSKKLISLSQKYQVRLIPLITTSQGDSLFLKSEKNFQTAVDNLIRLLEQNQHLAGLHLDLESIPKSYVSNYVRFLRTLKSKLPKNKLLTVALFPQIGFPNPNYKIHSVLIDQEFIDEFVLMSYDLHSPKTKPGAVTSLSWTRENLNFLLEKIPSSKLWLGLPLYGYFWKQNGKVRIITKKELEKQPSGLEITSNPDGYQILKDKNGIGSISDFNAFKKFEELAFEFQLKGIAYWRLGF from the coding sequence GTGAACCTTTTTCGAATTCTTACCGCAATTCTCCTGTTTATCGGAATGCCTTTGAAGAGTGAAAGCGAACAAACCTTTTGGAACTACGCTGTCGATTCTTCGCTTAAAAAATGGCCCCTTTCTAGTTGGACAAAAATTTTACCAAAATCGCATACCCTTTGTTATACTGGAACGTATATCCTCTCCGACGGTAAAATCCGATCTTTTGTCCTTTCAAAAAAATTGATTTCCCTCAGTCAAAAGTATCAGGTTCGTTTGATTCCTTTGATTACAACATCTCAAGGAGACTCTCTTTTTCTAAAATCAGAAAAAAATTTCCAAACCGCAGTCGATAACTTGATCCGATTGTTAGAACAAAACCAGCACCTCGCCGGTTTGCATTTGGATCTGGAATCGATTCCAAAATCATACGTTTCCAATTACGTTCGGTTTCTAAGAACTTTGAAATCCAAACTTCCTAAAAATAAGTTATTGACCGTTGCTCTTTTTCCACAGATCGGATTTCCAAATCCGAATTATAAGATCCATTCCGTTTTGATAGACCAGGAATTTATCGACGAATTTGTTTTGATGAGTTACGATTTGCATTCTCCGAAAACAAAACCCGGAGCGGTCACATCCTTGTCTTGGACCAGAGAGAATCTGAATTTTCTATTGGAAAAAATTCCGTCCTCAAAACTTTGGCTGGGTCTTCCTCTTTACGGTTACTTTTGGAAACAAAATGGAAAGGTAAGAATTATCACAAAAAAGGAACTGGAAAAACAGCCATCCGGCCTGGAGATCACTTCCAACCCGGACGGATATCAAATTCTCAAAGACAAAAACGGAATCGGTTCCATTTCCGATTTCAATGCATTCAAAAAATTTGAAGAATTGGCTTTCGAATTTCAGTTAAAGGGAATCGCGTATTGGAGATTGGGGTTTTAA